In Fibrobacter sp. UWB10, the genomic window TGCATTCTCATCTTTAGTGAGAGACGCTTTCCAGTCGTTCACGTCCTTCGCGTTCAACATCTCGGAATCCGAAATTTTCATTGCCTTGTCAGCATCGCCACCAGAAACAGTCACGTTGACGTTCAGCTCCTTATAGTATTCCTCATAACTTTCATACACTTCAGCATCAACAGCCTCAGCATCATCGACAAGCACTTCATCTACGATACCGAATACATTCTGGTAAGCCGCTTTCGCATAATCAGCAAGCGCAAACTCATAGGCACGTGTCGACATCATAGTCTGACGGATACGGCCTCCCAGCGTAGAGCCCAGCACGACATGCGTTCCGTAACGTTCTATCAACTTCTTGAAACCAGCGTTATCGCTCGGGAATTTTGCATCGAGACCATTAATGGCATTATAGGCCGACTTTTTCATGCCGTCTGCGACGACTTCGTCCAATTCGCTTTCTTCTATATCGACGGTCTTTATAGCAACATTAACATAAGTCGCCGCAAGCTCCCAGGCTTCACCACCATATTCCAAGTAACCAAAGCTAGACTCAAGTTCCCCATAGAACCAGCCGACATCAAAGCCAGTTGTCTGGTCCATGTCCACATCTATAGCGCCGACAGCCCATTTGTCAAGCCATAGTTCATATTCATAATAACTTTCATCGGACCATTTATGGACATTGACTTTAACCGAAGTGGGACTTTCCGTAATTATTTCGTCATCAATCAAGGTCTTGGTATCAAAGATTTCGGCCTTGAGAGAACCATAATCGGCATAACCACCGGTAAGAGCGTCGTAGCCATAGCCTACAGCATAAATCTTGTTCGATTTTTTCAAGGTGCTCGCATTGTCTGGGTAGTCGCCGAAATACTTCTGCACCACGGTAATCGTCTTGTTCTGAGTCGTATCATCGAGGTTTTCAATGATTAACTCACCAGAAAGAGGCTCGTCCAAGTCGTTCACTGCCACACGGAAATCGACAGTGGCATTACCTTCTCCCGAGGTTTTGCCCAATTTTTGAATAAACATCGTTTTATCCAAAAGTTTCCAGCTACCGGCGGCTTCAAAAGCGATTTCGTAAACGCTATCCATCATATCGAGTACCAAGGTGTCCCCGACATCCTCCCCATCGATTTTTACCGAAGAAATTAAACCGTCGCCAGCACTCGAGGAGCTCCCCGAATCCGAACAGGCGGAAAAAACAATGGCAGAGGTGCACATCGCAACCGCTACACAGGAATATTTGAGCGTCTTTTTGTAATTCATGATGGACTCCTTCTTTGTTATAATTAACACCTATATTTTCTAAAATATTTCTTTTCTAACCAAAATCAAGAAAAAAAAGTTCCTCGCTATAGTCCAAGTTGGATTACATTCATTTTACCACACAAAAACTTAACTTTTCATTTTTGCAACCTTCAAGATTTTCAAGTATCTCGACGCGCACCCCGAAAAGGGGAAATGGTTCCTTCTCGCGTTTTGTTGTTCTGAAAAACTAATCCTTTAGACAACGAACACTGTTTGCGTTGTACTTTACCTCTTCGTTCAGATAGGCATCGTCTTTAAGCGCTTCTATACGTACCAAGAACGCAGTATAGCCGTGATCATCTGTCGAAGTCCAGAACCGTGCTATATCACCTAAGGAACGATACTCGCTATCCTTGTAACCTGCAGGCAAAACGTTAAGGCCGTAGTCATCACTTCCGTTTCCATCGCGCAGCCAGTCTGAAGTAGATTTGAGAGCCTTGCCCTTATTGTTTACAATTCCATAAAATAATTCATTCCATTCGTACTTACTCGGCAAGTGCCACCCTTTGGGGCACGCCTCCATAGCCGCATCCCATTCGTAAAGTCGACCATATTTTTTACAATTATCCGCATTGTCGTCATAGCAATAGCTATTCGGTGTTTCATACAGAAGATTCTCTGCCATCCAAAGTTGCGAGCCGATTTTTTCCAATTTATACATTTTACCATCACGGGGATCAACCCTATAATTTTCACTCTTCTCAAACGCATCCGTCAGGCACTGTAACGCAGCCTCCTTGCTAAACAGTCCCATAAAACTACAAGCGAAAATCGCACCCATTTCAAGAGAATCAAAAGAAGCGTCATTATCTTCATAATCTCCGCTATACATCTGTCTCAAATCAATGACTGTATTCAGACTAGTGTCCTTGGGAAAAACGACACGTAATTCCCCCTTACGCTGCCCCTCTGAATCATTCTTTTTCACATGGATTTTCACATCCGCATTACCCAAACCCGATTCCGGCAAGACCGAATCGATAAAAGTGGAATTATTTTCGATACGCCACTCACCGTTGGATTCCAGATTTAGTTCATAGAAGCTCTCCCCCTTGCCAAGCAACAGCACGCCACCGTTGACAGGCGTCTCACCCAATTTGATAGAGAGCACGTTGTCTTCACCGTTTGCGTCACTAGAACTGTCCGAATCCGAACAGGCGATGAAACCGACCGCACACAAAGCAAGTGCGATCATCGTGAATTTATAACTTTTTGCAAAGCTCATGATTTTCTCCTTCTTTTGGGGAAACACTTTGTTTCAAATGTATAGTTTTTATTTACAATGTCAAGAGAAAAAAAACGCAACATTATTCCAACTTAGAATAGTCTATATACAGAAAAGCGGCCCTTTTAGGACCGCTCGTTCGCAATCTAAGGTTTTGATCGTCTCTCGTCTGTAGCCGCGAAGCGGCGTCCTTTCGTCTAACCTAGAACTGGCTCAGGAATCTCTGGTCGTTGCTCGTCAGCAAGCCGATTTCCGGAATCGCGTGGCGGAGCATGGCGATACGGTCGAGACCGAAGCCGAATGCAAAGCCCGTGTACTTCTCGGAATCGATGCCGCAGTTCTTGAACACGTTCGGGTCCACAGAACCGCAACCGCCGATTTCCATCCAGCCGGTTCCCTTGCAGCGACGGCATCCCTTGCCACCGCAGAACACGCAGCTCACGTCCATTTCGGCGCTGGGCTCCGTGAAGGGGAAGAAGCTCGGGCGGAAACGCGTCTTGACGCCTTCGCCGAACAGCTTGTTCATGAACACCTGGAGTACGCCCTTGAGGTCTGCAAAGCTGATGTTTTCGTCCACCACGAGGCCTTCGCACTGCTGGAACATCGGGGCGTGGGTCGCATCGTTATCGACGCGGAACACGTGGCCCGGAGCAATCATGCGGAACGGCGGCTTGTGCGTCTCCATGTAGTGGATCTGCGTGCCGGAGGTGTGCGTACGCAGCATCACCTTGTCGTCCACGTAGAACGTGTCCTGCATGTCGCGGCTTGGGTGGTCGGGCGGCGTATTCAAGGCTTCGAAGTTGTACCAGTCCGTTTCGATGTCGCGACCGAAGTCCACTTCGAAACCCATCTGGCTGAAGAAGTCGATAATTTCTTCGCGCACGTCGTAAAGCGGATGCGTGCTGCCCGCCGGGATGCCTGCACCCGGGAGCGTGGTATCTACAAAGCCGCTTTCCAGCTTCTTCTGGAGGGCAGCCTGGTTCGCGGTCTCGATAGCCTTGTCGATAGCCTCGGAGACGGCGACCTTAAGTTCGTTCACGAGCTTGCCGTAAGCCGGACGTTCCTCGGCGCTGAGCGTGCCCATCTGCTTCATGAGGTCGGTGACGGCCCCCTTCTTGCCCAGGTACTTCACGCGGAGGTTGTTGACGGCTTCTTGGTTCGTAAGGTCGGTTTGCGCAAGTTCTGCGTCAAACGCCTGCTTCACATTGTTAATAGCTTCACTCATAGTGGCCGTTAATTTAGAAATTTTTTCATGCTCCAACTGCCGATTTTTTTGCCGTCGTGCTCAATTTCACATTCGTGAAAAACCTCGTAGCCGCGTTTGCTGTAAAAGTCGAGATTTTCCCGTGAGTTGGTAAATAGGGCCAACTGCTTGCCGCCGCGCTCCCGCACGTACTCTTCCATATAAGCC contains:
- a CDS encoding FISUMP domain-containing protein gives rise to the protein MSFAKSYKFTMIALALCAVGFIACSDSDSSSDANGEDNVLSIKLGETPVNGGVLLLGKGESFYELNLESNGEWRIENNSTFIDSVLPESGLGNADVKIHVKKNDSEGQRKGELRVVFPKDTSLNTVIDLRQMYSGDYEDNDASFDSLEMGAIFACSFMGLFSKEAALQCLTDAFEKSENYRVDPRDGKMYKLEKIGSQLWMAENLLYETPNSYCYDDNADNCKKYGRLYEWDAAMEACPKGWHLPSKYEWNELFYGIVNNKGKALKSTSDWLRDGNGSDDYGLNVLPAGYKDSEYRSLGDIARFWTSTDDHGYTAFLVRIEALKDDAYLNEEVKYNANSVRCLKD
- a CDS encoding MAC/perforin domain-containing protein, giving the protein MNYKKTLKYSCVAVAMCTSAIVFSACSDSGSSSSAGDGLISSVKIDGEDVGDTLVLDMMDSVYEIAFEAAGSWKLLDKTMFIQKLGKTSGEGNATVDFRVAVNDLDEPLSGELIIENLDDTTQNKTITVVQKYFGDYPDNASTLKKSNKIYAVGYGYDALTGGYADYGSLKAEIFDTKTLIDDEIITESPTSVKVNVHKWSDESYYEYELWLDKWAVGAIDVDMDQTTGFDVGWFYGELESSFGYLEYGGEAWELAATYVNVAIKTVDIEESELDEVVADGMKKSAYNAINGLDAKFPSDNAGFKKLIERYGTHVVLGSTLGGRIRQTMMSTRAYEFALADYAKAAYQNVFGIVDEVLVDDAEAVDAEVYESYEEYYKELNVNVTVSGGDADKAMKISDSEMLNAKDVNDWKASLTKDENATLVDFSGNRLMPLYELIDESLGEDAVARKAKLKAYMESSDILTDFGVKFPTKTEK
- the pheS gene encoding phenylalanine--tRNA ligase subunit alpha, which codes for MSEAINNVKQAFDAELAQTDLTNQEAVNNLRVKYLGKKGAVTDLMKQMGTLSAEERPAYGKLVNELKVAVSEAIDKAIETANQAALQKKLESGFVDTTLPGAGIPAGSTHPLYDVREEIIDFFSQMGFEVDFGRDIETDWYNFEALNTPPDHPSRDMQDTFYVDDKVMLRTHTSGTQIHYMETHKPPFRMIAPGHVFRVDNDATHAPMFQQCEGLVVDENISFADLKGVLQVFMNKLFGEGVKTRFRPSFFPFTEPSAEMDVSCVFCGGKGCRRCKGTGWMEIGGCGSVDPNVFKNCGIDSEKYTGFAFGFGLDRIAMLRHAIPEIGLLTSNDQRFLSQF